The proteins below come from a single Rosa rugosa chromosome 2, drRosRugo1.1, whole genome shotgun sequence genomic window:
- the LOC133729401 gene encoding protein STICHEL-like 3 → MTRAVRDRILKDANGDISDHLRNHIHLTNCIHLKNHMHKHSPILADRSLMRDLVVLQRSRSLRDPSASPPSWQSPSIVEMLSKKGENAPLVREGRRSVGSEHRREGRRLLASSPPIASFGTSRVAPDEANGENDVLAGMSEHGSKSGVRDGRRVRREESSQKSNRIDILGGNEESPLDQKGHDLSHDTVSRNSESKSRKSKQKGKHIQGVQMKTLSEQLNEVRMDSDDLASSNIHLPGRWSRQERIVQEPEVSIRGNCSGLSRVKRRRIRGGRRSRASVASRDIGAHNDLSVASNTLGHGSAHSKYHMEQEQGEDEYEEQNVTRAPGNGCGIPWNWSRIHDRGKSFLDIAGRSFSCGMSDSRFKKGGLGAHGRDISDMPMASDNSSSSTKYDAEALPLLVDASGSQESAGWVHDYSGELGIYADNLFKHDVGSEFASEARSGDQRKLRGHRRGRHQNLTQKYMPKTFRDLVGQNLVVQALSNAVMKKKVGLLYVFYGPHGTGKTSCARIFARALNCQSLDRPKPCGCCNSCIAHDVGKSRNIREVGPVSNIDFESIVDLLDNMSISQLPSQYRVFIFDDCDTLSQECWSAISKVIDRAPRRVVFVLVCSSLDVLPHIIISRCQKFFFPKVKDADIIYTLQWIATKDDLEIDKDALKLIASRSDGSLRDAEMTLEQLSLLGQRISVPLVQELVGLISDERLVDLLDLALSADTVNTVKNLRVIMESGVEPLALMSQLATVITDILAGSYDYTKEGRRRKFFRHQPLSKEDMEKLRQALKTLSEAEKQLRTSNDKLTWLTAALLQLAPDQQYMLPSSSAGTSNHSPLALNNADGRDVPSYDRGLPTNVKNAGSSSFYGNGSVKGRSVDRKSHAGDGMTIATNSADIVKGSGRNNVDRSYKAIEEIWLEVLEKIPYNRIKEFLYQEGKLISVSFGAAPTVQLMFSSHMTKSTAEKFRAQILQAFEMVLGSPLTVEIRCLSKKDTKEGAQKPIIIPASKDGLSQIRDKNSVITDAQHIHPDTREMGKSEIVEVAASPREGKGSDQIDNHKVSSARRGEASIKHRVGEQSQSQSLVRGKVSLAHVIQQAEGCSQLSGWSQRKAVSIAEKLEQDNLRLESQSRSLICWKASRVARRKLSRLKMRTRRPHSLLKLVSCGKCLSSRSPR, encoded by the exons ATGACCAGGGCTGTCCGAGATAGGATTCTCAAGGATGCAAATGGTGACATTAGTGATCATCTGCGCAACCACATTCATTTGACAAATTGCATTCACTTGAAGAACCATATGCACAAGCACAGCCCCATATTGGCCGATAGGTCACTTATGAGGGACTTGGTTGTCCTTCAGAGGTCTCGATCTCTCAGGGACCCTTCTGCGAGCCCTCCTTCATGGCAGTCTCCTTCCATTGTTGAAATGCTTTCCAAGAAAGGTGAAAATGCTCCCCTGGTGCGGGAGGGGAGAAGGTCGGTAGGAAGTGAGCATCGAAGGGAAGGTAGGAGGTTGTTGGCAAGTTCTCCACCTATAGCAAGTTTCGGAACATCAAGAGTTGCTCCAGATGAAGCTAATGGGGAGAATGATGTGTTAGCTGGAATGAGTGAACATGGAAGCAAGAGTGGAGTGAGGGATGGTAGAAGAGTTAGAAGAGAAGAATCTAGTCAGAAGAGCAATAGGATTGATATTTTGGGTGGCAATGAGGAGTCTCCACTAGATCAAAAGGGTCATGATTTAAGTCATGACACTGTTTCCcgaaattcagaatcaaaaagTAGAAAAAGTAAACAAAAGGGAAAGCACATCCAAGGTGTTCAGATGAAGACTCTCTCGGAGCAATTGAATGAAGTTAGGATGGATAGTGATGATTTAGCATCGTCCAACATTCATCTACCTGGAAGATGGTCACGACAGGAAAGAATTGTTCAGGAACCGGAAGTCAGCATTCGAGGCAATTGCAGTGGACTGAGTAGGGTAAAACGGCGGAGAATTCGAGGTGGCAGAAGAAGCCGTGCTTCTGTAGCTTCCAGAGACATTGGAGCTCATAATGATTTGTCTGTGGCTTCTAATACTTTAGGTCATGGGTCAGCTCACTCAAAGTATCACATGGAGCAGGAGCAGGGAGAGGATGAGTATGAGGAGCAAAATGTCACAAGGGCTCCCGGAAATGGGTGCGGGATCCCATGGAATTGGTCAAGGATCCACGATAGAGGCAAATCATTCCTTGACATAGCTGGAAGGAGTTTTTCATGTGGTATGTCTGATTCAAGGTTTAAGAAAGGTGGTCTGGGTGCTCATGGCAGAGACATTTCTGACATGCCTATGGCCTCCGATAATTCGAGCTCTTCTACTAAATATGATGCCGAGGCATTGCCTTTACTAGTTGATGCATCTGGGTCACAGGAAAGCGCTGGTTGGGTACATGACTACTCTGGCGAACTAGGTATATATGCTGATAATCTATTCAAGCATGATGTAGGTTCTGAATTTGCTTCTGAAGCTAGATCTGGTGATCAACGCAAATTGAGAGGGCATCGCCGTGGCAGACACCAAAATCTGACGCAGAAGTACATGCCAAAAACCTTTAGAGATCTTGTGGGACAGAATTTAGTGGTGCAAGCTCTTTCCAATGCGGTCATGAAAAAGAAAGTTGGGTTGCTCTATGTATTCTATGGTCCTCATGGTACAGGAAAAACGTCCTGTGCTCGCATATTTGCGAGAGCTTTGAATTGCCAGTCTTTGGATCGTCCAAAGCCTTGCGGCTGTTGCAATTCTTGCATTGCACATGATGTGGGTAAGAGTAGAAATATAAGGGAAGTTGGCCCTGTTAGTAATATTGACTTTGAGAGCATCGTGGACCTACTTGACAATATGAGTATTTCCCAGCTGCCATCACAGTACAGAGTGTTCATCTTCGATGACTGTGATACTTTATCCCAGGAGTGCTGGAGTGCCATATCAAAGGTCATTGATCGAGCACCCAGACGTGTGGTTTTTGTCCTTGTCTGTTCAAGTCTTGATGTTTTGCCTCACATAATCATATCCAGGTGTCAGAAATTCTTTTTCCCAAAGGTAAAGGATGCAGACATTATATACACTTTGCAATGGATTGCAACCAAAGATGACTTAGAAATTGACAAGGATGCACTGAAACTTATTGCGTCAAGATCAGATGGTTCATTGAGGGATGCTGAGATGACTCTAGAGCAACTGAGTTTGCTTGGCCAGAGAATCTCTGTTCCTCTAGTTCAGGAACTA GTTGGGCTTATCTCTGACGAGAGATTGGTGGATCTGCTTGATTTAGCATTGTCTGCAGACACAGTTAATACTGTGAAGAATTTGAGAGTGATAATGGAAAGTGGTGTTGAGCCATTAGCCTTGATGTCACAACTTGCAACAGTCATTACAGATATACTTGCTGGCAGCTATGATTATACCAAAGAAGGGCGTAGAAGGAAGTTCTTTCGGCACCAACCAT TATCAAAAGAAGACATGGAAAAACTGCGTCAAGCTTTGAAAACTTTATCTGAGGCTGAAAAGCAATTGAGGACATCAAATGACAAGTTAACATGGCTAACGGCTGCACTTCTCCAACTTGCTCCTGATCAGCAGTACATGTTGCCTAGTTCTTCTGCAGGCACTAGCAATCACAGTCCTTTGGCCTTAAATAATGCTGATGGAAGGGATGTTCCTAGTTATGACAGAGGCTTGCCAACAAATGTTAAAAATGCTGGAAGTTCCAGTTTCTATGGCAATGGCTCAGTAAAAGGTAGGAGTGTAGATAGAAAAAGTCATGCTGGGGATGGTATGACTATAGCTACAAACTCTGCTGACATAGTAAAAGGGAGTGGGAGGAATAATGTTGACAGAAGCTATAAAGCAATTGAAGAAATTTGGTTGGAGGTGCTTGAGAAAATTCCATATAATCGCATAAAAGAGTTTTTGTACCAAGAAGGGAAGCTAATATCAGTCAGTTTTGGTGCAG CTCCCACTGTGCAGTTGATGTTTTCTTCACATATGACTAAATCTACAGCAGAGAAGTTTAGAGCACAGATATTACAGGCGTTTGAGATGGTTCTCGGGTCTCCCCTGACAGTTGAAATAAGATGTCTATCAAAAAAAGATACCAAGGAAGGGGCCCAGAAGCCTATTATCATACCAGCTTCTAAGGATGGTTTGTCCCAGATTAGAGATAAAAATAGTGTCATCACAGATGCCCAGCACATACACCCTGACACCCGCGAAATGGGGAAGAGTGAAATTGTTGAGGTAGCTGCTTCTCCTAGGGAAGGCAAGGGTAGTGATCAGATTGATAACCACAAAGTATCTAGCGCACGGAGGGGAGAAGCATCTATAAAACATAGAGTTGGGGAACAAAGTCAGAGTCAAAGCCTTGTCAGAGGCAAGGTGTCCCTCGCACATGTAATTCAACAGGCAGAAGGATGCTCACAGCTCAGTGGATGGTCACAACGCAAAGCAGTTTCTATTGCTGAAAAGCTTGAACAAGATAATCT GAGATTGGAATCTCAATCGAGAAGTTTGATTTGCTGGAAAGCATCCAGAGTAGCTCGTCGAAAG CTTTCACGTTTGAAAATGAGGACAAGGAGACCACATTCACTGCTGAAGCTTGTTTCTTGTGGCAAGTGCCTCTCTTCAAGATCTCCAAGGTAG
- the LOC133729403 gene encoding ER lumen protein-retaining receptor A yields the protein MNAFRLAGDITHFISILVLLLKIYATKSCSGISLKTQELYAVVFLARYLDLFTDFISVYNSVMKVVFILSSVAIVWCMRRHRVVKRSYDKALDTFRHYYLVGACFVFALLVHEKFTFQEVFWAFSIYLEAVAIIPQLVLLQRSGNVDNLTGQYVFFLGAYRALYILNWIYRYFTEAKFSRWIACISGLVQTALYADFFYYYFLSWKNNAKLNLPA from the exons ATGAACGCCTTCAGGCTCGCCGGCGATATCACCCACTTCATCAGCatcctcgtcctcctcctcaAAATCTACGCCACCAAATCCTGCTCAG GGATCTCGCTCAAGACTCAGGAGCTCTACGCGGTGGTGTTTCTGGCGCGGTACTTGGATCTGTTCACGGATTTCATTTCGGTCTACAACTCCGTGATGAAGGTGGTGTTCATTCTGAGCTCGGTGGCGATTGTGTGGTGTATGCGGCGGCACAGAGTCGTGAAGCGGTCCTACGATAAGGCGCTGGATACGTTCCGCCATTACTATCTCGTTGGAGCTTGCTTTGTGTTTGCTCTGCTTGTTCATGAGAAGTTCACATTTCAGGAG GTCTTCTGGGCATTTTCAATATACTTGGAGGCAGTTGCAATTATTCCGCAATTAGTTTTGCTACAACGAAGTGGAAATGTGGACAATTTGACAGGGCAGTATGTTTTCTTTCTGGG GGCCTATCGTGCATTGTACATACTCAACTGGATCTACCGCTACTTTACAGAAGCAAAATTCAGTCGATGGATAG CTTGCATATCTGGTCTGGTTCAGACAGCTTTGTATGCAGATTTTTTCTACTACTACTTTCTCAG TTGGAAAAACAATGCAAAGCTTAACCTGCCAGCTTAA
- the LOC133729402 gene encoding uncharacterized protein LOC133729402, giving the protein MSGEFKVLHLVRPFLPFLPEVESANRKVRLSEKLIYTLFALGIFLVCSQLPLYGIHSTTGADPFYWIRVIIASSRGTVMELGISPIVTSGMVMQLLAGSKMIKVDNNVSEDRALLNGAQKLLGILIAVGQAVAYVLSGMYGPVGQLGVGNAILIITQLCFAAIIVMCLDELLQKGYGLGSGISLLIATNICENIIWKAFSPTTINNGRGAQFEGALIALVHLLITRTDKIRALREAFYRQDLPNVTNLLATVLICLIVIYFQGFRVVLPVRSKGNRGQQGSYPIKLFYTSNMPIILQSALVFNVSFISQLLYKSYGGNFVVNLLGKWKESGHSSGQFIPVGGLAYYVTPPASLANMAADPFHALLYLVFMLAACALLSKTWIQVSGSSARDVAKQLKDQNMVMPGHRESNLEKELNRYIPTAAAFGGMCIGALTVLADFMGAIGSGTGILLAVTIIYQYFETYEKERGSELGLFGL; this is encoded by the exons ATGTCAGGAGAATTTAAAGTGCTGCATTTGGTCAGACCGTTTCTTCCGTTTCTACCGGAGGTTGAAAGTGCTAACAGAAAGGTCCGCTTGTCTGAGAAGTTGATATATACCTTGTTTGCCCTAGGCATCTTTCTGGTGTGCAGTCAGCTTCCACTGTATGGAATACACTCGACAACTGGTGCTGATCCGTTTTACTGGATTCGTGTTATAATCGCATCTAGCCGCGGGACTGTAATGGAGCTTGGTATTAGCCCAATTGTGACATCTGGAATGGTGATGCAACTCTTGGCTGGTTCAAAGATGATTAAAGTGGACAACAATGTCAGTGAGGATCGTGCACTATT AAATGGGGCACAAAAGTTGCTCGGAATCCTCATTGCTGTTGGTCAAGCTGTTGCCTATGTCCTATCAGGAATGTATGGTCCTGTTGGTCAGCTCGGCGTTGGGAATGCCATTCTTATCATAACTCAACTTTGCTTTGCTGCAATTATTGTGATGTGCCTAGATGAACTTCTTCAGAAGGGATATGGTCTTGGATCGGGGATCTCCCTTCTCATAGCTACGAACATCTG TGAAAACATCATTTGGAAGGCTTTTAGTCCCACAACTATAAACAATGGCCGTGGAGCTCAATTTGAAGGTGCCCTTATTGCTTTGGTCCATCTCCTGATAACAAGGACAGACAAAATACGAGCTCTTCGAGAGGCTTTCTATCGGCAGGACCTACCTAATGTTACAAATTTGCTGGCTACAGTTTTGATCTGTCTTATTGTCATCTATTTCCAAGGCTTTCGTGTGGTTTTACCAGTGAGATCAAAGGGTAACCGTGGACAACAGGGATCGTATCCTATTAAGCTTTTCTACACCTCCAACATGCCAATCATTCTTCAATCTGCTCTTGTCTTCAATGTTTCCTTTATCTCCCAG TTGCTTTACAAGAGTTACGGTGGGAATTTCGTGGTGAACTTGTTGGGGAAGTGGAAGGAGTCTGGACATTCTAGTGGCCAGTTTATTCCAGTTGGTGGTCTTGCTTACTATGTCACTCCACCAGCAAG CTTGGCAAATATGGCAGCCGATCCATTCCATGCTCTATTGTACCTAGTGTTTATGCTTGCAGCCTGTGCATTATTGTCAAAAACTTGGATTCAAGTTTCTGGTTCTTCCGCCCGAGATGTAGCTAAGCAGCTCAAG GACCAAAACATGGTGATGCCTGGACACAGAGAATCAAACTTGGAGAAGGAACTTAATCGCTATATACCAACTGCAGCTGCATTTGGAGGAATGTGCATTGGTGCCCTGACTGTTTTAGCGGATTTCATGGGAGCAATTGGCTCAGGAACTGGGATTTTGCTTGCGGTTACAATCATATATCAGTACTTTGAGACATATGAAAAAGAGCGTGGCAGTGAACTCGGCCTTTTCGGCCTTTAA